In Piliocolobus tephrosceles isolate RC106 chromosome 10, ASM277652v3, whole genome shotgun sequence, a single window of DNA contains:
- the DGKA gene encoding diacylglycerol kinase alpha isoform X2: MAKERGLISPSDFAQLQKYMEYSTKKVSDVLKLFEDGEMAKYVQGDAIGYEGFQQFLKIYLEVDNVPRHLSLALFQSFKTDHCLNEANVTKDVVCLNDVSCYFSLLEGGRPEDKLEFTFKLYDTDRNGILDSSEVDKIILQMMRVAEYLDWDVSELRPILQEMMKEIDYDGSGSVSQAEWVRAGATTVPLLVLLGLEMTLKDDGQHMWRPKRFPRPVYCNLCESSIGLGKQGLSCNLCKYTVHDQCAMKALPCEVSTYAKSRKDIGVQSHVWVRGGCESGRCDRCQKRIRIYHSLTGLHCVWCHLEIHDDCLQAVGHECDCGLLRDHILPPSSIYPSVLASGPDRKNSKTSQKTMDDLNLSTSEALRIDPVPNTHPLLVFVNPKSGGKQGQRVLWKFQYILNPRQVFNLLKDGPEIGLRLFKDVPDGRILVCGGDGTVGWILETIDKANLPVLPPVAVLPLGTGNDLARCLRWGGGYEGQNLTKILKDLEMSKVVHMDRWSVEVIPQQTEEKSDPVPFQIINNYFSIGVDASIAHRFHIMREKYPEKFNSRMKNKLWYFEFATSESIFSTCKKLEESLTVEICGKPLDLSNLSLEGIAVLNIPSMHGGSNLWGDTKKPHGDIYGINQALGATAKVITDPDILKTCVPDLSDKRLEVVGLEGAIEMGQIYTKLKNAGRRLAKCSEITFHTTKTLPMQIDGEPWMQTPCTPVSFPA; this comes from the exons ATGGCCAAGGAGAGGGGCCTAATAAGCCCCAGTGATTTTGCCCAGCTGCAAAAATACATGGAAT ACTCCACCAAAAAGGTCAGTGATGTCCTAAAGCTCTTCGAGGATGGTGAGATGGCCAAATATGTCCAAGGAGAT GCCATTGGGTACGAGGGATTCCAGCAATTCCTGAAAATCTATCTGGAAGTGGATAATGTTCCCAGACACCTAAGCCTGGCACTGTTTCAATCCTTTAAGACTGATCACTGCTTAAATGAGGCAAATGTGACAAAAG ATGTGGTGTGTCTCAATGATGTTTCCTGCTACTTTTCCCTTCTGGAGGGTGGTCGGCCAGAAGACAAGTTAGAAT TCACCTTCAAGCTGTACGATACGGACAGAAATGGGATCCTGGACAGCTCA GAAGTGGACAAAATTATCCTACAGATGATGCGAGTGGCTGAATACCTGGATTGGGATGTGTCTGAGCTGAGGCCG ATCCTTCAGGAGATGATGAAAGAGATTGACTATGATGGTAGTGGCTCTGTCTCTCAAGCTGAGTGGGTCCGGGCTGGGGCCACCACCGTGCCACTGCTAGTGCTGCTGGGTCTGGAGATG ACTCTGAAGGACGATGGACAGCACATGTGGAGGCCTAAGAGGTTCCCCAGGCCAGTTTACTGCAATCTGTGCGAGTCAAGCATTGGTCTTGGCAAACAGGGGCTGAGCTGTAACC tCTGTAAGTACACTGTTCACGACCAGTGTGCCATGAAAGCCCTGCCTTGTGAAGTCAGCACCTATGCCAAGTCTCGGAAGGACATTGGT GTCCAATCACATGTGTGGGTGCGAGGAGGCTGTGAGTCCGGACGCTGCGACCGCTGTCAGAAAAGGATCCGGATCTACCACAGTCTAACCGGGCTGCATTGTGTATGGTGCCACCTAGAG ATCCACGATGACTGCCTGCAAGCGGTGGGCCATGAGTGTGACTGTGGGCTGCTCCGAGATCACATCCTGCCTCCATCTTCCATCTATCCTAGTGTCCTG GCCTCTGGACCGGATcgtaaaaatagcaaaacaagCCAGAAGACCATGGATGATTTAAATTTGAGCACCTCTGAGGCTCTGCGG ATTGACCCTGTTCCTAACACTCACCCACTTCTTGTCTTTGTCAATCCTAAGAGTGGCGGGAAGCAGGGCCAGAG GGTGCTCTGGAAGTTCCAGTATATATTAAACCCTCGACAGGTGTTTAACCTCCTGAAGGATGGTCCTGAGATAGG GCTCCGATTGTTCAAGGATGTTCCTGATGGCCGGATTTTGGTGTGTGGTGGAGACGGCACAGTAGGCTGGATTCTAGAGACCATTG ACAAAGCTAACTTGCCGGTTTTGCCTCCTGTTGCTGTGTTGCCCCTGGGTACTGGAAATGATCTGGCTCGATGCCTAAGATGGGGAGGAG GATATGAAGGACAGAATCTGACAAAGATCCTCAAGGATTTAGAGATGAGTAAAGTGGTACATATGGATCGATGGTCCGTGGAGGTGATACCTCAACAAACTGAAGAAAAGAGTGACCCCGTCCCCTTTCAAATCATCAATAACTACTTCTCCATTGGTGTG GATGCCTCTATTGCTCATCGATTCCATATCATGCGAGAGAAATATCCTGAGAAGTTCAACAGCAg AATGAAGAACAAGCTATGGTACTTCGAATTTGCCACATCTGAATCCATCTTCTCAACATGCAAAAAGCTGGAGGAGTCTTTGACAGTTGAG ATATGTGGGAAACCGCTGGATCTGAGCAACCTGTCCCTAGAAGGCATCGCAGTGCTAAACATCCCTAGCATGCATGGTGGCTCTAACCTCTGGGGTGATACCAAGAAACCCCACGGGGATATCTATGGGATCAACCAGGCCTTAGGTGCTACAGCTAAAGTCATCACCGACCCCGATATCCTGAAAACCTGTGTACCAG ACCTAAGTGACAAGAGACTGGAAGTAGTCGGGCTGGAGGGTGCAATTGAGATGGGCCAAATCTATACCAAGCTCAAGAATGCGGGACGTCGGCTGGCCAAGTGCTCTGAGATCACCTTCCA
- the DGKA gene encoding diacylglycerol kinase alpha isoform X1 gives MAKERGLISPSDFAQLQKYMEYSTKKVSDVLKLFEDGEMAKYVQGDAIGYEGFQQFLKIYLEVDNVPRHLSLALFQSFKTDHCLNEANVTKDVVCLNDVSCYFSLLEGGRPEDKLEFTFKLYDTDRNGILDSSEVDKIILQMMRVAEYLDWDVSELRPILQEMMKEIDYDGSGSVSQAEWVRAGATTVPLLVLLGLEMTLKDDGQHMWRPKRFPRPVYCNLCESSIGLGKQGLSCNLCKYTVHDQCAMKALPCEVSTYAKSRKDIGVQSHVWVRGGCESGRCDRCQKRIRIYHSLTGLHCVWCHLEIHDDCLQAVGHECDCGLLRDHILPPSSIYPSVLASGPDRKNSKTSQKTMDDLNLSTSEALRIDPVPNTHPLLVFVNPKSGGKQGQRVLWKFQYILNPRQVFNLLKDGPEIGLRLFKDVPDGRILVCGGDGTVGWILETIDKANLPVLPPVAVLPLGTGNDLARCLRWGGGYEGQNLTKILKDLEMSKVVHMDRWSVEVIPQQTEEKSDPVPFQIINNYFSIGVDASIAHRFHIMREKYPEKFNSRMKNKLWYFEFATSESIFSTCKKLEESLTVEICGKPLDLSNLSLEGIAVLNIPSMHGGSNLWGDTKKPHGDIYGINQALGATAKVITDPDILKTCVPDLSDKRLEVVGLEGAIEMGQIYTKLKNAGRRLAKCSEITFHTTKTLPMQIDGEPWMQTPCTIKITHKNQMPMLMGPPPRSTNFFGFLS, from the exons ATGGCCAAGGAGAGGGGCCTAATAAGCCCCAGTGATTTTGCCCAGCTGCAAAAATACATGGAAT ACTCCACCAAAAAGGTCAGTGATGTCCTAAAGCTCTTCGAGGATGGTGAGATGGCCAAATATGTCCAAGGAGAT GCCATTGGGTACGAGGGATTCCAGCAATTCCTGAAAATCTATCTGGAAGTGGATAATGTTCCCAGACACCTAAGCCTGGCACTGTTTCAATCCTTTAAGACTGATCACTGCTTAAATGAGGCAAATGTGACAAAAG ATGTGGTGTGTCTCAATGATGTTTCCTGCTACTTTTCCCTTCTGGAGGGTGGTCGGCCAGAAGACAAGTTAGAAT TCACCTTCAAGCTGTACGATACGGACAGAAATGGGATCCTGGACAGCTCA GAAGTGGACAAAATTATCCTACAGATGATGCGAGTGGCTGAATACCTGGATTGGGATGTGTCTGAGCTGAGGCCG ATCCTTCAGGAGATGATGAAAGAGATTGACTATGATGGTAGTGGCTCTGTCTCTCAAGCTGAGTGGGTCCGGGCTGGGGCCACCACCGTGCCACTGCTAGTGCTGCTGGGTCTGGAGATG ACTCTGAAGGACGATGGACAGCACATGTGGAGGCCTAAGAGGTTCCCCAGGCCAGTTTACTGCAATCTGTGCGAGTCAAGCATTGGTCTTGGCAAACAGGGGCTGAGCTGTAACC tCTGTAAGTACACTGTTCACGACCAGTGTGCCATGAAAGCCCTGCCTTGTGAAGTCAGCACCTATGCCAAGTCTCGGAAGGACATTGGT GTCCAATCACATGTGTGGGTGCGAGGAGGCTGTGAGTCCGGACGCTGCGACCGCTGTCAGAAAAGGATCCGGATCTACCACAGTCTAACCGGGCTGCATTGTGTATGGTGCCACCTAGAG ATCCACGATGACTGCCTGCAAGCGGTGGGCCATGAGTGTGACTGTGGGCTGCTCCGAGATCACATCCTGCCTCCATCTTCCATCTATCCTAGTGTCCTG GCCTCTGGACCGGATcgtaaaaatagcaaaacaagCCAGAAGACCATGGATGATTTAAATTTGAGCACCTCTGAGGCTCTGCGG ATTGACCCTGTTCCTAACACTCACCCACTTCTTGTCTTTGTCAATCCTAAGAGTGGCGGGAAGCAGGGCCAGAG GGTGCTCTGGAAGTTCCAGTATATATTAAACCCTCGACAGGTGTTTAACCTCCTGAAGGATGGTCCTGAGATAGG GCTCCGATTGTTCAAGGATGTTCCTGATGGCCGGATTTTGGTGTGTGGTGGAGACGGCACAGTAGGCTGGATTCTAGAGACCATTG ACAAAGCTAACTTGCCGGTTTTGCCTCCTGTTGCTGTGTTGCCCCTGGGTACTGGAAATGATCTGGCTCGATGCCTAAGATGGGGAGGAG GATATGAAGGACAGAATCTGACAAAGATCCTCAAGGATTTAGAGATGAGTAAAGTGGTACATATGGATCGATGGTCCGTGGAGGTGATACCTCAACAAACTGAAGAAAAGAGTGACCCCGTCCCCTTTCAAATCATCAATAACTACTTCTCCATTGGTGTG GATGCCTCTATTGCTCATCGATTCCATATCATGCGAGAGAAATATCCTGAGAAGTTCAACAGCAg AATGAAGAACAAGCTATGGTACTTCGAATTTGCCACATCTGAATCCATCTTCTCAACATGCAAAAAGCTGGAGGAGTCTTTGACAGTTGAG ATATGTGGGAAACCGCTGGATCTGAGCAACCTGTCCCTAGAAGGCATCGCAGTGCTAAACATCCCTAGCATGCATGGTGGCTCTAACCTCTGGGGTGATACCAAGAAACCCCACGGGGATATCTATGGGATCAACCAGGCCTTAGGTGCTACAGCTAAAGTCATCACCGACCCCGATATCCTGAAAACCTGTGTACCAG ACCTAAGTGACAAGAGACTGGAAGTAGTCGGGCTGGAGGGTGCAATTGAGATGGGCCAAATCTATACCAAGCTCAAGAATGCGGGACGTCGGCTGGCCAAGTGCTCTGAGATCACCTTCCA